Sequence from the bacterium genome:
CTATGTAAAGGAAAAAGCCCCCTATGTCTGCCCTCCCATTATGGTTGGAATTGGAATTGGAGGGGATATGGAGATTGCCTGCCTTCTTTCAAAAAAGGCAGTTTTAAGGGACATAGGAAGGTTTAATGAAAATCTAGCCATTGCCCAAATGGAGAAAAATCTCCTTTTTAAGATAAACAATCTTGGAATTGGACCAGGTGGTTTGGGAGGGATGACTACCGCCCTTTGTGTTAATATAGAAGTAGCTTCCTGTCATATCGGAAGCCTTCCTTTGGCAATAAATTTTGGGTGTTATGCCACTCGGTATAAAAGAATAACGATATGAAAATAAAGATTCCAGAGGAAAGGGAGGTTTTTTATAGGCTTAAAGTAGGGGATAAAATTTTTCTTTCTGGGACAATTTATACCGCCCGTGATGAAGCACATAGAAGGATTGCGGATTGCGGAATGCGGAGTGCGGAATTTCCTTTTGAGATTAAGAATCAGGTTATTTATTACACTGGGCCATCGCCGACAAAACCAGGGGAGGTCATTGGTTCCTGTGGTCCAACCACATCAGCCAGGATGGATAAATGGACACCCCTTTTGCTCTCACTTGGATTGGCCGGGATGATTGGAAAGGGCCCAAGATCAAGCGAGATTATCGATGCAATTAAAAAATACCAAGTGGTATATTTTATTGCCATTGGTGGAGCTGCGGCATATTACACAAATTTTATTGAGAAAGCCGAAATTGTTGCCTATTCGGATCTTGGTTGCGAGGCAATTCATAGGTTGGAGGTTAGG
This genomic interval carries:
- a CDS encoding FumA C-terminus/TtdB family hydratase beta subunit, yielding MKIKIPEEREVFYRLKVGDKIFLSGTIYTARDEAHRRIADCGMRSAEFPFEIKNQVIYYTGPSPTKPGEVIGSCGPTTSARMDKWTPLLLSLGLAGMIGKGPRSSEIIDAIKKYQVVYFIAIGGAAAYYTNFIEKAEIVAYSDLGCEAIHRLEVRDFPLYVGISSDGETIF